AGGGTCTGGCGATCGGGCTGACGTCCTACGACGGCCGGGTCTACTACGGACTCAACGGCGACCGCGACTCGATGAGTGACCTGGACCTGCTCGCGCAGGCCATCGAAGATGCCCTGTCCGACCTGAAGTCGGCCCAGCGATCGAGGGGTGCGTGAGCGTGCGGGCCTACCTGCCCCTGCTGCTGCCCGAGCTCACCGGTGTGGTGGAGCAGGGTCGCTTGCCGCAGCGTCATGGCTGTGCGGTCACCGCGGCGCTTCGCTCGTGGGATGCCACCGCAGACGAGGAGGACCTCGAGTTCGAGGCCATGTGCCAGGCCCTCGACGCCGCTCGCGCGCTGGGTGCCGGCCGACGTGTGGTCGCCTCCGCGGACGTGGCCGAGACGGCGGGTACGTCACCCGATGCCAGTCTCGACTCGCTGCTCGACGTGCCGCTTCGCGACGTGGTGTGCTTCCACGTCGAGGAGGAGGAAGGCGCGGTCGGAGCCGGGTATGACGATCTCCTCTGGTACGACGTGACCGAGCTGTCGCAGCTGGCCCGCGCCACCGACTGACCCGTGTCGGGACTCAGGTCAGCCGAGCGCCGAGCTGGCTGACCTCGTGGTCGATCGAGTCGTCGATCGCTGGTCTGGCAGCCTCCTCGATCTTCTTGCCGAAGAGCGGGATCGAGCACGACAGGTCGGCGTCGATCACCAAGGTCGACCCCGAGGCGGTGGGGGAGAGGGCGATCGTCCCGACGAGCTTGAGCGGGACCCCCGTGACGGTGAGTGCGAGGTCGGCGTGACGTGACCCGTCGCTCCTCGCCGGACCCCAGGTCTGCTGCTCGATGATCGACAGGGTGTCGCCGACCATGGAGACGACCGGTCCAGGCATGCCCGCAGTCGGCAGGTGGCGCTCGGAGCGCACCACGGTGCTGCCGGCGCGGTCGGTGACCGTCGCGGTCGCGCGCGGCGTCTGTGCCTCGACCTTGGCCTGCTGGTACTCCTGCGTCGAGACGACGGCGAAGGCGTCCTCGACGCCGGCCGGCAGGGGGGCGCTGCGCGTGATCTTCATGGGCACACGCTAGCGCTCGTGCGCCTACCGACGCAGCGCCGCGCTCGTCTCGCCGAGCAGTCGAGTGGCCTGCTCGCACTCGGCGGTGAGCTGGGCGCGCAGCCGGCCCACGGCGGAGGCGAGCAGGTGCAGCCGACCCTGGAGTGCCTGGCGGGCCCGGTCTCCGTCGGCCTCCGCGCCGTGGTCGGCCACACCGGTGATGCCCCAGGCGCGCAGCAGCCGGCCGTCCTGCACCTCGAAGCCTGCGGCGCCCGCCTGCTCCTCGATCGCGCGGAGGTCGGCCGTGCAGCCCGCGAGGTCGGTGGCGGCGCGCTGCAGGGACCCTCCGCACGCGTCCAGGGCGGTCGCGACCGTCTCCACCGAGGCCACGACGGCGGCGCTGCGACGGCGAGTCGTCGTGGCCGTCGGTCCGGTCCATCCCGGCGAGGCGTGCTCGAGTGCCGACGCCAGACGCTCGGCATCCGTGCGCAGCTGAAGGGCGGCTCGGCGCACGGTCGCGGCGAGGGCGCTGAGCGAGGCCGGGTCGCCCATCCCGGGATGGCTCATCGCAGCGGCCTGACCCGTGGGGCGTGGACGCTCTCCTCGGCCCGGGTCGTCCCGGTCGCGAGCGGTCCCAGGGCGGCCAGGCCGAGAGCGATCTCCCGGCTGCTGGCGCCGATCTCACGCAGCGTGTCGATGGCAGCGTCGATGGTTCCATCGACGGCCGACTGCGCCGTGTGGTCGCCGACGGTGACCATGTGGTCGAGCAGGTGCTCCCCGACGGCGGCGGCGTGCTCGGCCACGGCGGACATGGCGGCACCCAGCTCGTCGAGGTCCTCGGGCCGAGGATGCGAAGGGGGCATGGTGCGACTCAGCCTAACGAGGATGGTTCGCGGTCCACCTGAGTCGTCCACAGCGGTGGTCGTCCGCGAGGTGGTGACGTGATGCAGATCATGACCGCTACCCTCGAAGGGACGGGACCGCGAGGTCCCGTGACCAGTCGCGAATGCAGATCGAGGACGCCCCACACATGGCTCAGCTGCCTGCCCACACCGCCACCGCCCCAGGGCTCGCCGAGGAGTTCGTCACCGCCGCCACCGCGGCAGGCGTCGAGCCCCCCTTCGTCGAGCGGTACCTCCGACACGTCGACGAGACGGTGCTGCAGGAGCGCAGCCCTGAGCAGCTCGTCGCGATGGCGACCACCCACCGGCGCGTCGCCGCCCGGCGTGCGCCCGACGAGACGATCGTCGAGATCGTCGACGGGGTGCTCCACGTCGTCACCGCCGACCGGCCCTTCCTCGTGGACTCCGTCCTCGGTGAGCTCGGGGTCGAGGGTGTGGCTGTCGCTCTCCTGATCCACCCGCTCTTCGCCGTGCGCCGGGATGACGACGGCACCCTCGTCGAGGTCGTGGACCAGGACCCGCGGTCGGGGCACACCGACCCGCACCTCCACGACGAGTCCTGGATCCGCATCGAGTTCGCCGACCGGGTCGACGTCTCGCTGCTCCGCGAGCGGGTGGTGGAGGTGGTCGACGCGGTCGCCGCCACGGTCGACGACTGGGATGCCATGAAGGCGGCCACCCTCGAGGCCGCAGCCTTCCTGGAGGGCGGGCGCGGCATCGGCAGCGAGCAGTCCCAGGGAGCCGCTGCAGAGTTCCTGCACTGGCTCGGCGACGACCACTTCACCTTCATCGGCTCCCGGGACCACGTCGTCGATGAGGACGCGACCGTCACACCGATCCCCGGGAGCGGTCTCGGCATGCTGCGCTCCGACTCGACCGCCGAGTCGATCACGCCCCTCGGGAGCTCGCTCGGCCACACCGACCACGGGATGAGCTGCCTGTCCATCGGCAAGTCGCGTGCCGTGCTGCCGGTCCACCGGGTCACCCACCCCGACCTCGTCGCCGTGCGGTTCACCGATGAGCAGGGGCGTGTCATCGAGCGTCGGCTCGCTGGCCTCTTCTCGTCGACGGCCTACACGAGCTCGGTCCTGTCGATCCCGCTCATCGCCGACAAGGTGCAGCGGGTGCTCGACGATGCGGGCTGGGCTCGCGACAGCCACTCGGGTGCCTTCGTGATGCGTCTCTTCGAGACCCTCCCGCGGGACGAGCTCTTCCAGGCGCCGGTCGACCACCTGCGTGAGGTCGTGACGCGCATCCAGCAGATGGCCCACCGGATGCAGACCGCGACCTTCCTGCGTCTGGATGCCGGACGGCAGTTCGTCACCGCGATCGTCTACCTGCCCCGGGACCGCTACACCACGGTGGTGCGGCACCGCATCGAGGACAGGTTGTGCGAGGCGACGGGCGCCGACGAGGTCTCCTTCACCGCGCACGTGTCCGAGGAACCGATGGCGCGCCTCTACTACATCCTGCGCAGCTCGTCGGAGGTCGTGCTCCCGGAGGGCGACGCGCACCGTGAGCTCGACGAGGCGGTGGCCGACGCGGTCCTCACCTGGCAGGAACGACTGGTGCGCGCCGCGCACCAGATCGTCGGGCCCGAGATCGCGACGACGCTGCTCAGACCCTGGGTCGACGGCTTCCCCGTGGACTACGAGGAGGACTTCGACGTGGCGCAGGCGGTCGCCGACCTGAAGAACCTCGCCACGCTGGGGGAGGCCACCCCCTTCGCCTGCGCGCTCTACAAGCCGCGTCGCGGCTCCGGTGGGGGAGAGGACCCGCGGATCCGGCGGTTCAAGCTCTTCAGCTCCGAGGAGCTGATCCTCGACGACCTCATGCCGATCTTCCGCGACCTCGGGGTCAAGGTCATCGAGGAGGAGCCCTACACGCTGACGCGGGCAGACGGGATGGTCGTGGGGATCTACGACTTCAGCCTGCGCACCGAGGACCCCGCGGTCTGGGAGGTCCACACCCACGAGGAGCTGCGCGACCTGGTGGAGTCGGCGGTCATGGCCGTGCGGGGTGGGCGCACCGAGTCCGACGGCTTCAACGCACTCATCATCCGGGCCGGCCTCACCTGGCGACAGGTCGGTCTCCTGCGCGCGATCGGCCGCTACCTGCGGCAGGCCGGGGGCACCTGGGGCCAGACGAGCCTCGAGTCCGCGCTCGTCGACAACCACGAGATCGCGGCGGACATCGTCGCCCTCTTCGAGGCCCGCTTCGACCCCGAGACCCATGACGGGCTCGCCGACGAGGCGCGTGCGGCCGTCGAGCAGGAGATCACCGACCGGATCCACGCCCAGCTCGAGGACGTCAGCTCGCTCGAGCACGACCGGATCGTCCGGGCCTTCCTCGGGGTCATCGGCGCCACCCTGCGCACGAGCTACTTCGTCCGTGACGAGCGGGGCGAGCCGCTCCCGCGGATGTCCTTCAAGCTCGAGCCGGCCAAGGTGCCGGACATGCCCAAGCCGCACCCTGCCTTCGAGATCTGGGTCCACAGCCCGCAGGTCGAGGGGGTGCACCTGCGCTTCGGCGCCGTCGCTCGCGGTGGTCTGCGGTGGAGCGACCGGCGCGACGACTTCCGCACCGAGGTGCTCGGTCTGGTCAAGGCCCAGATGGTCAAGAACGCCGTCATCGTCCCGACGGGGAGCAAGGGCGGCTTCTTCGGCAAGCAGCTGCCGGACCCGACGCTCGACCGTGAGGCGTGGATGGAGGCCGGCCGGTCGGCCTACCGCGCCTTCATCTCAGGGCTGCTCGACGTGACCGACAACCGCGTCGACGGGGGCATCGTCCCGCCCGAGCGCGTGGTGCGGCACGACGGCGACGACTCCTACCTCGTCGTCGCCGCCGACAAGGGCACCGCGACCTTCTCCGACCTGGCCAACTCCATCGCCCGCGAGTACGGGTTCTGGTTGGACGACGCCTTCGCCTCGGGTGGATCCGTCGGGTACGACCACAAGGGCATGGGCATCACGGCCCGCGGCGCCTGGGAGTCCGTCAAGCGGCACTTCCGCGAGCTCGGACACGACACCCAGAGCGAGGACTTCACGGTCGTCGGCATCGGTGACATGAGTGGCGACGTCTTCGGCAACGGCATGCTGCTCTCCGAGCACATCCGCCTGGTCGCAGCCTTCAACCACCTGCACATCTTCATCGACCCGCAGCCCGAGGCGGGCCCGTCGCACGCCGAGCGTCGGCGGCTCTTCGACCTGCCCCGCAGCACCTGGGACGACTACGACCGCTCCCTCATCAGCGAGGGAGGGGGAGTGTATTCCCGCAGCGCCAAGTCGGTGCCGGTCAGCGAGCAGGCGGCCGCAGCGCTCGGGCTCGACGGGCCCACCTCGATGACCCCCAACGAGCTGATCCACCTCATCCTGCAGGCGCCGGTCGACCTGCTGTGGAACGGCGGCATCGGCACCTACGTCAAGTCGGGTGCCGAGTCGCACTCCGACGTGGGCGACCGCGCCAACGACCCCATCCGGGTCGACGGAGCGCAGCTGCGCGCCCGCGTCGTGGGCGAAGGGGGCAACCTGGGGGCCACTCAGCGAGGACGCATCGAGGCGGCCGGTGCCGGGGTGCGGATCAACACCGACGCGGTCGACAACTCAGCCGGCGTCGACACCTCGGACCGTGAGGTCAACATCAAGATCCTGCTCGGTGAGGCGATCCGGCAGGGCAGCCTCGACCCGCAGGAGCGGGTGGCACTGCTCGCCTCGATGACCGACGAGGTCGCCCAGCAGGTGCTGCGCGACAACTACGAGCAGAACGTCCTCCTGGGCAATGCCCGGGCTCAGGACGGGGCGATGCTCGTCGTGCACGAGCGGCTCATGGAGTCGCTCGTCGAGCGCGGTGACCTCGACCGTGAGCTGGAGTTCCTGCCGAGCCGGTCGCAGGTCGCGGAGCGGATGGCGGAGCACGAGGGACTCTCCTCGCCCGAGCTGGCGGTGCTCCTGGCCTACTCCAAGATGTCCCTCAAGGCCGACCTGCTCGAGTCCGACCTGCCCGACGACCCGGCCACTGAGCGCCAGCTCACCGAGTACTTCCCGACGCCGCTGCGGGGCACCTACGGCGAGGCGCTGCGGGCCCACCCCCTTCGTCGGGAGATCGTGACCACGGCCGTCGCCAACGACCTCGTCAACCGGGGTGGGATCACCTTCGTCCAGCGGGCGGCCGAGGAGACCAGCGCGACGTCCGCCCAGGTGGTTCGCGCCTTCCTCGTCAGCCGCGAGGTCTTCGGCCTCGACGACTTCGTCGCCCGGGTCGAGGCGCTCGACAACGTCGTCCCGACCATGGTGCAGACGAGGCTCTACCTCGAGCTGCGCCGGCTGATGGACCGGTCGGTCAGGTGGTTCCTCGGCAATCGCCCCGGTCGTCTCAACGTGAGCGAGGAGATCGAGCGCTTCGCCGAGCCGGTCGCGCAGATCGCGCCACAGATCCCCGAGCTGCTGCGTGGCTCGCAGGCGCAGCGACTGGTCCGCAAGACCCAGGAGCTCGTCGACGACGGGGTGCCGACCGACCTCGCTCGACGCACGGCGATCCTGCTCGACCTGTACTCGGTGCTCGACATCGTCGACACGGCGCAGCAGGGTGGGCACACCCCCCTCGAGGTCGCTGAGTGCTACTACCTGCTCTCCGAGACCTTCGGCATCGACGAGCTGCTGATCATGGTCACCCGGCTGCCCCGCGAGGAGCAGTGGGATGCCATGGCACGCGGCGCCCTCCGTGACGACCTCTACGCGACGCTCCACTCCCTGACGAGCGCGGTGCTGGAGCGCGACGGGAGCGATGCGGCAGGGCGGTTCGCCGAGTGGTCCCGCGAGCACGACGAGGCCGTCGAGCGCGTGCAGACCCAGCTGGCGGGGATCCGACAGCTGACCTCACCGGGGGTGGCGGCGCTGTCGGTGGCCCTGCGCACCCTGCGCTCGGTCACGCGCTGACCCGGGGCGGCCGCTGCCGGTGTCCGTGCGTCACTAGGATCGCGACGTGCGGACACTGGCGGACTTCCTGCGGATCACCCCGAGCCTCGACGCGGCCGATGACGAGCGGCTGCATCTGCTCGTGGAGGACTGGCACCTGCTCGCCGACCTGTCCTTCAGCGACCTCGTCCTCTGGCTGGCCCACGACGGGGGCTGGGTCGCTGCGGCGCACACCCGTCCCATGACGGGCCCGATGGTCTTCGTCGAGGAGGTCGCCGGCCAGGAGGCCAGCGCAGTCTTCGGGGACCTGATCACCCGGGCGGCCGACGCCGGGCAGAGCGAGCACGTGCGTGAGCGCGGGCAGGACCTGATCCACGAGCGGGCCCGCCTCGTGCGCCGGGCCGGCCGCACGATCGGCATCCTGAGCATCCACGACCAGCTCGACAGCGGTCGCCCGCAGACCCGTCTCGAGGAAAACTACGCGGGCATGGGCGACGAGCTCTTCGCCATGGTGGCCGACGGCACCTGGCCGGCGTCCGCCTCGCCGAGCGGGCCGCACCGTGGTGCGCCACGGGTCGGCGACGGCGTGATGCGCCTGGATGCGGCCGGCACCGTCGAGTACGCATCACCCAATGCGCTGAGCGCGATCCGGCAGCTCGGGCACCCGGGACCCGTCGAGGGCGAGGTCCTCATCCAGGTCCTCAGCGGCCTGCCCAACCAGAGCGGTCACCTCGACGAGGGACTGTCCCTGGTGGCCATGGGCCGGGCGGCCTGGCGTGCTGACATGTCGGTGGGGGACGCTGCGCTGGCCCTCCGGGCGATCCCGCTCCTGCGGGGGCGAGACCGGCACGGCGCCATCGTCGTCGTCAGGGACGTGTCCGAGCTGCACCGTCGTGGCAGCGAGCTGATGACCAAGGACCAGACCGTCCGCGAGATCCACCATCGGGTCAAGAACAACCTCCAGACGGTCGCGGCGCTCCTGCGCATGCAGTCGCGCAGGGTGCCGGACCAGTCGGCCAAGGAGGCTCTCGACGAGGCGGTGCGCCGCGTCGGGGTCATCGCCATGATCTACGAGGCGCTGAGCACCGGCTTCGCCGAGGCCCTCGAGTTCGACGAGGTCGCCATCCGTGGCCTGCGCGCCATCGTCGAGGTCGCGCGCACGAGCGGTGACATCGACTCGCGCTTCACCGGCTCCTTCGGGCTGGTCCGGGCAGAGGACGCCACCGCGATCGCGCTCATCCTCTCGGAGCTGGTGCAGAACGCCGTGGAGCACGGCATCCCCGAGGGCGGGAGCGTGCACGTCGATGCCCAGCGCACCGGCGAGGAGGAGGACGACGACATCCTGCGGGTCACCGTCGTCGACGACGGCGTCGGGCTGCCCACCGGGTTCCGGCCCAGCCGGGCGGGCCTCGGGACCAGGATCATCACCTCGATGGTGCACGACCTCGGGGGGCAGATCAGGTGGGACGACGTGGAGCCCCATGGGACTCGGGTGCGGTTCAGCGTGCGGCTGCGCGGCGTCGAGACCTGACCCCACAGACGACGAAACCGCCCCCGAGCGAGTGCCCGGAGACGGCGGTCAGGTGCGGTGAGGTCAGCCGGCGCGGCGGGCGCGGGCCTTGCGGCGCTTGAGGGCGCGGCGCTCGTCCTCGGACAAACCACCCCACACCCCGGCGTCCTGGCCGGACTCGATGGCCCACTTGAGGCAGGTGTCGACGACCTCACATCGGCGGCACACCTTCTTGGCCTCCTCGATCTGTGCGATCGCGGGGCCGGTGTTGCCGATGGGGAAGAACAGTTCCGGATCTTCGTCCAGACAGGCTGCGCGGTCGCGCCAATCCATGAGGGTGGTGCTCCTTGTTGTCGGGGAGGTCTATGCATGGCAAACGGTGCCGTGGACGACCGGGTGTGCACCAAGACGTGGGCGAGCCACGACTCAATACACACACCATTGTCCAAGATACTGCTCGGTATGCCAACGGTGTGGGAGAACGGCTTGTTCCTTCTCCGCGTGTGTTCGGTCACCTACGCTGCTGGTCGTGACCTCGAGCAGCGCCCTTCCCCCGCCCACCCGACCCGCGATCGCCGCCGCGGCGGTGTGCCTCGTCGAGGCGCTCGCGCTCGTCGTGACGGCGCTCCTCTACGGCCTCGAGCTGGCCGACGGCCGGGCCGTCGACGCCAGCACCGCCTCCATGTCCCTCGTGGTCTGCCTCATCTTCGCCATCCTGCTCGCCGTCCTGGCTGCGGCCTGGCGCAAGTCGGCGCTGTGGCCGCGGACGCCGACCCTCGTCTGGAATGTCCTCCTCCTGCCGGCAGCCTGGACGCTGACGGCAACCAACGGCATCTGGGTCGGCCTGGCCCTCGCGGTGGTCGCCGTGGCAGGGGACGTCGCGTCCCTGCTCGCTCCCTCCGCAGACCTGACGGACCGGACGCTCTGACGTGGGGAGCATCGACGTCGTCGAGGCGGACATCGCCTCCCTTCGCTCAGCCCTCGTCTCCGGAGAGACGACGAGCGAGGACCTCGTCACCGCCTACCTCGCCCGGATCGCTGCCTACGACAGTGGCGGTATCCGGCTCAACGCCGTCGTCGTCCCCAACCCGGAGGCGCTGCGGGACGCGAGGGCCAGCGATGCCCGCCGGGCGAAGGGAGCGGCCCTCGGCCCTCTCGACGGCATCCCCTACACGGCCAAGGACTCCTACCTCGCCCGCGGGCTCACCTGCGCGAGCGGGTCACCCGCCTTCGCCGACCTGGTGGCCCAGCGAGATGCCTTCACCATCGAGCGGCTGCGTGGCGGTGGTGCGGTCCTCATCGGGCTGACCAACATGCCGCCCATGGCCAACGGCGGCATGCAGCGGGGCGTCTACGGCCGGGCGGAGAGCCCCTACAACGGTGACTACCTCACAGCGGCCTTCGGCTCGGGCTCGTCCAACGGGTCGGGGACGGCGACGGCAGCAAGCTTCGCGGCCTTCGGGCTGGGGGAGGAGACGTGGTCCTCCGGTCGGGCGCCGGCGAGCAACAACGCGTTGTGCGCCTACACGCCGTCGCGCGGGGTGATCTCGGTGCGCGGCAACTGGCCGCTGGTTCCCTCGATGGACGTCGTCGTCCCGCACACGCGCACGATGGCCGACCTGCTCGAGGTCCTCGACGTCATCGTCGACGACGACCCCGACACCACGGGTGACCTGTGGCGCACCCAGCCCTGGATCACGGTGCCGGCCGCGTCGACGGTGCGACCGAGGTCCTACCCGCAGCTGCACCCGCGTGACGCGGCCCCCCTTCGCGGGCTGCGGCTGGCGGTGCCGCGGATGTACCTCGGCACCGATGACGAGGCCGGGACCGGAGTCGGCCTCGGCGGGCCCATCGGTCAACGGATCGTGCCACGGCCCAGCTCGTTGGCACTCTTCGAGACGGCGCGCGCCGACCTCGAGGCCGCGGGCGCCGAGGTCGTCGAGACCGACTTCCCGGTCGTGTCCAACTACGACGGGGACCGCGCCGGCGCACCGACGGTGCGCACCCGCGGCCTGCTGCCGCGGGGCTACCTCGACGAGGAGATCTGGGACCAGTCGATGTGGGGCTGGGAGACCTTCTTGCAGGCCAACGGCGACCCGGCGCTCCACCGGCTCGCGGACGTCGACGGGCCGCGGATCTTCCCCCACCCCGAGGGCTCCTTGCCATATCGCTACGGCGAGCTCGACTTCGACCTCGCCGACTACGTGACCCGGGCCCGTGCGATGGGTGTCGTCGAGGACGTGACGACCCTGCCCCTGCTCGAAGGGGGTCTGCGCGGCCTCGAGGAGACCCGACGGGTCGACCTCGAGGAGTGGATGGACGACCTCGGCCTCGACGCGATGATCTTCCCCGCCGTCGCGGACGTGGCGCCCGCCGACGCCGACGTGCGGGAGGAGTCGGCCGACATCGCGTGGCGCAACGGCGTGTGGGTGGCCAACGGCAACCTCGTGCCACGGCACCTCGGCATCCCCACGGTCACCGTCCCCATGGGCACGATGACCGACATCGGCATGCCGGTCGGCCTGACCTTTGCCGGGCGCGGCTGGGACGACAACCGGCTGCTGACGATGGCTGCGGCATTCGAGTCGACCGGGCGGCGCCGCACGGAGCCACCGCGCACCCCGCGCCTGGGGTGAGCGGGCGTCGGCCTCGGCCGGCCCGGCGGCGCTGCCGAGGTCATGGGCCGGTCGTGAGCATCCCTACCCGTGGGTGGGCGACCTGCACCTCCAGCGCTCGTCCGTCGACGACGAGGTACCCACGCCCCGGGACGCGCGCGAGCGGGGGGACCCGCAGACCCAGTGCATCGCCGTCGGAGCGCGCCGAGGGCTGCAGGAGCAGGCCGGTGCGGGCGCGGGCGAGTTCGGAGATCAGCCCCCGGACCTGGCTGGCGGCACTCTGCGTCGATGTCGACCCGATGAGCAGGCCCCGGTCGGCGTCGAGCCGGCGCACGATCTCCTTGAGCACGTCGGCCACCGGGGACCCGTCGAGCCGCTCGAGGTCGTCGGCCACGACGGCCAGGTCCGGGTGGCGCTGACGCAGCGCGATGAGGGAGTCGTGATCATCAGGCCCGATGACGGGGCAGTCGAGCCCGGCGGCGACCTCGGCGGAGCCGACGACGACCAAGGGGTGGCCTGCCGCCACGAGCTGGTGCGCGAGTGCCGCCAACGTGGTGGAGCGACCGCTGCGCGGAGGGCCGCAGACGAGGAAGCGGCGTGCTCCGTCGGTCCGCCAGATGATCGGCTCCGTGCCGCAGCCCCCGAGCCCGAGGGGTACGCGCTCGCGGTCGGCGCTGCTCAGCAGGTCCAGTGGGACCGACGTGGGCAGCGCCTCCACGACCCATGGTGGGACGACGGGCGGCGGTTCGCCGGGTGACACCTCTGGTGGACGTCGCGGCAGGGCCACCTGCACGAGGTGGCCGCCGGGCTGGAGCCGACCTCGACCGGGGACGAGGCGCTCTGAGACCTCGCCCCGTGCGAGACCGGCGAGGGCTGCGTCACCGCGGTCGCCCAGGTGCAGCACGAGACGGGTCGTGACGAGAGAGGACACCCGACCGGAGAGCAGCTCGCGACCACCGGTCACGAGCACCCGTAGGCCCAGCGCGATCCCGTCACGCATGAGCGTCTCCAGCACCTCGGCGCTCTCCCCGAGGTCCATCGACCCTCTGGGGCGGGTGATGCGTCCCCAGCCGTCGATCGCGAGCAGCAGGTGGGGCGGTGGTGCCACGGGCGCCGGGTCGGTGTCGTGCGCGGCCCACCAGGCGTCGAGCGTCGAGTGGCCGCTGGTCCGCAGGAGCGAGCGTCGCTCGGCGATGTCGTCCTCGAGCCGGTCGAGGAAGCGCCCGACCACGGTGCTCTCCTCGCCGTCGACGACGCTGCCGACGTGCGGCAGCCTCGTCAGGGACGCCAGTCGCGAGGAGCCGTCACCGAGGACCTGCACGTGCAGGCGGTCGGGACCCCAACGACCGGCGGCGGCGGTGACCAGCGAGGCGATGCTGCTCGTGCGCCCGGAGCCCGGGCCCCCGACGACCATCCAGTGGCCGTCGGTGGTCGACCACGCCAGCGACGACTGGCGCTGCTCGGCGGGCAGGTCCACCAGGCCGAAGGGCGCCTCGCCCACCACCGTAGCGGGCAGGGCCTGCGCCTCGATCGTCTCGGACAGCGGAGGCAGCCACGGGCGGTGTGGCGCCGGCAGGTCCAGCGACGCGGCGAGCCGGGTCATCGTGCGCGTGAGGCGCTGCAGGTCGGTCGGCCCGGCGTCGTCGACCGCCGGGGGACTGGGCCACGGCTCGTCGGCCCGGCGCACGAGCAGCGCACCGCCGACACCTGCGGCGTGCCCGGCGACCCGTCCGGTCTGGAAGGGCCGCGCGGGGCTCCCGCCCGTGCTCGCCAGGGCCCGGCCCGGCGAGGACTCCGGGATGTCCACCGCGTCGGCGCAGCCGATCACGTCGTCGCTGTCGACGCGGTCACGCACGCGCAGGGCGATGCGCAGGTTGACATTGGCCTTGATGTCCGCGGAGACGATGCCGCCCGGCCGCTGGGTCGCGAGGACGAGGTGGACACCGAGCGATCGACCGACGGCGGCGATGCGCATGAGATGGGCGAGGGCGTCGGGCTGCTCCTCGGCGAGCATGCGGAACTCGTCGATCACGATCATCAGCCGGGGCAGCGGCTCGCCGCGATGGTCGTCGATGTCCTTGGCACCCGAGGCGGCGAGGACGTGCTCGCGGCGGGTCAGCTCGGCGTCGAGGCTGGTCAGTGCCCGCTCGGCAGCGGCCGGGTCGAGGTCGGTGAGCATGCCGACGGTGTGTGGGAGCCGGGAGCACTCGGCGAAGGCAGCGCCGCCCTTGTAGTCGACGAGGACGAAGGTGATCTCGCGCGGTGAGAGACGAGCCGCGAGCGAGGCCACCCAGCTCTGGAGGAACTCGGACTTGCCGGAGCCCGTCGTCCCCGCGACGAGGGCGTGCGGACCGTCCCGCCGCAGGTCGATGCGGAATGACCCCTCGCCGGCTGCCCC
The genomic region above belongs to Janibacter limosus and contains:
- a CDS encoding DUF6912 family protein translates to MSVRAYLPLLLPELTGVVEQGRLPQRHGCAVTAALRSWDATADEEDLEFEAMCQALDAARALGAGRRVVASADVAETAGTSPDASLDSLLDVPLRDVVCFHVEEEEGAVGAGYDDLLWYDVTELSQLARATD
- a CDS encoding DUF2505 domain-containing protein, with the protein product MKITRSAPLPAGVEDAFAVVSTQEYQQAKVEAQTPRATATVTDRAGSTVVRSERHLPTAGMPGPVVSMVGDTLSIIEQQTWGPARSDGSRHADLALTVTGVPLKLVGTIALSPTASGSTLVIDADLSCSIPLFGKKIEEAARPAIDDSIDHEVSQLGARLT
- a CDS encoding WXG100 family type VII secretion target; this encodes MSHPGMGDPASLSALAATVRRAALQLRTDAERLASALEHASPGWTGPTATTTRRRSAAVVASVETVATALDACGGSLQRAATDLAGCTADLRAIEEQAGAAGFEVQDGRLLRAWGITGVADHGAEADGDRARQALQGRLHLLASAVGRLRAQLTAECEQATRLLGETSAALRR
- a CDS encoding NAD-glutamate dehydrogenase, yielding MAQLPAHTATAPGLAEEFVTAATAAGVEPPFVERYLRHVDETVLQERSPEQLVAMATTHRRVAARRAPDETIVEIVDGVLHVVTADRPFLVDSVLGELGVEGVAVALLIHPLFAVRRDDDGTLVEVVDQDPRSGHTDPHLHDESWIRIEFADRVDVSLLRERVVEVVDAVAATVDDWDAMKAATLEAAAFLEGGRGIGSEQSQGAAAEFLHWLGDDHFTFIGSRDHVVDEDATVTPIPGSGLGMLRSDSTAESITPLGSSLGHTDHGMSCLSIGKSRAVLPVHRVTHPDLVAVRFTDEQGRVIERRLAGLFSSTAYTSSVLSIPLIADKVQRVLDDAGWARDSHSGAFVMRLFETLPRDELFQAPVDHLREVVTRIQQMAHRMQTATFLRLDAGRQFVTAIVYLPRDRYTTVVRHRIEDRLCEATGADEVSFTAHVSEEPMARLYYILRSSSEVVLPEGDAHRELDEAVADAVLTWQERLVRAAHQIVGPEIATTLLRPWVDGFPVDYEEDFDVAQAVADLKNLATLGEATPFACALYKPRRGSGGGEDPRIRRFKLFSSEELILDDLMPIFRDLGVKVIEEEPYTLTRADGMVVGIYDFSLRTEDPAVWEVHTHEELRDLVESAVMAVRGGRTESDGFNALIIRAGLTWRQVGLLRAIGRYLRQAGGTWGQTSLESALVDNHEIAADIVALFEARFDPETHDGLADEARAAVEQEITDRIHAQLEDVSSLEHDRIVRAFLGVIGATLRTSYFVRDERGEPLPRMSFKLEPAKVPDMPKPHPAFEIWVHSPQVEGVHLRFGAVARGGLRWSDRRDDFRTEVLGLVKAQMVKNAVIVPTGSKGGFFGKQLPDPTLDREAWMEAGRSAYRAFISGLLDVTDNRVDGGIVPPERVVRHDGDDSYLVVAADKGTATFSDLANSIAREYGFWLDDAFASGGSVGYDHKGMGITARGAWESVKRHFRELGHDTQSEDFTVVGIGDMSGDVFGNGMLLSEHIRLVAAFNHLHIFIDPQPEAGPSHAERRRLFDLPRSTWDDYDRSLISEGGGVYSRSAKSVPVSEQAAAALGLDGPTSMTPNELIHLILQAPVDLLWNGGIGTYVKSGAESHSDVGDRANDPIRVDGAQLRARVVGEGGNLGATQRGRIEAAGAGVRINTDAVDNSAGVDTSDREVNIKILLGEAIRQGSLDPQERVALLASMTDEVAQQVLRDNYEQNVLLGNARAQDGAMLVVHERLMESLVERGDLDRELEFLPSRSQVAERMAEHEGLSSPELAVLLAYSKMSLKADLLESDLPDDPATERQLTEYFPTPLRGTYGEALRAHPLRREIVTTAVANDLVNRGGITFVQRAAEETSATSAQVVRAFLVSREVFGLDDFVARVEALDNVVPTMVQTRLYLELRRLMDRSVRWFLGNRPGRLNVSEEIERFAEPVAQIAPQIPELLRGSQAQRLVRKTQELVDDGVPTDLARRTAILLDLYSVLDIVDTAQQGGHTPLEVAECYYLLSETFGIDELLIMVTRLPREEQWDAMARGALRDDLYATLHSLTSAVLERDGSDAAGRFAEWSREHDEAVERVQTQLAGIRQLTSPGVAALSVALRTLRSVTR